The proteins below come from a single Triticum aestivum cultivar Chinese Spring chromosome 5D, IWGSC CS RefSeq v2.1, whole genome shotgun sequence genomic window:
- the LOC123120245 gene encoding uncharacterized protein: MAAAFLHFVLVMAAAFLHSVLQVEDHCRRSPLERLPLHRCPAPTSEGDAASCTNNLFYVDRTSEFAASTNGREGGWRGAGYNPNFENADEYPPRPEHVEAPSAKEIDLNALANKNNREQYTVEDKRNIYAMLLARNGERGRLKKGVLDSVVRDGNCSRRCVSRIWKETKTGGGVNSIKNNLKLKTGRKKMSLDIEALEAIPPGERTTIRQVAAGLNMSKSTVHRRLKEKVMRRVSNELKPSLTEANKKARVAYCLENLEPSSLEDNPTFKASFNKVHLDEKIFYRTRKTQKMYLSHREEAPKRECKHKNHIQQIMFLSAMARPRYDSQGNCVFDGKIGVWAFVDWVQAQKKSANRGRGEWELKPRTLNH, encoded by the exons atggcggcggccttCCTCCACTTCGTACTCGTCATGGCGGCGGCCTTCCTCCACTCGGTCTTGCAGGTCGAGGACCACTGCCGTCGTTCTCCATTGGAACGGCTGCCTCTACACCGGTGTCCAGCCCCAACGTCGGAGGGAGATGCCGCGTCG TGTACAAATAATTTGTTCTATGTGGACCGTACCAGTGAGTTTGCTGCATCTACTAACGGCAGAGAAGGCGGCTGGCGTGGCGCTGGATATAATCCAAATTTTGAGAACGCTGACGAGTATCCTCCACGCCCGGAACATGTAGAAGCACCTTCTGCAAAAGAGATTGATTTGA ATGCTTTGGCTAACAAGAATAACAGAGAACAGTACACTGTCGAAGACAAGCGTAATATTTACGCTATGCTGCTTGCTCGAAATGGAGAGCGTGGAAGGTTAAAGAAGGGGGTTTTGGATTCTGTTGTACGTGATGGAAATTGTTCTCGGAGGTGCGTgagtaggatttggaaagaaacgAAGACAGGAGGTGGCGTTAACTCTATCAAGAACAATTTGAAGTTAAAAACGGGAAGGAAGAAAATGAGTTTGGATATTGAGGCATTAGAAGCCATTCCACCTGGTGAGAGGACCACAATTCGACAAGTTGCTGCTGGACTTAACATGTCCAAAAGCACAGTTCATCGTAG GTTGAAGGAGAAGGTAATGAGACGAGTTTCAAATGAACTGAAACCTTCATTAACTGAAGCCAACAAGAAGGCACGTGTGGCGTATTGCCTTGAGAATTTGGAGCCAAGTTCATTGGAGGACAATCCCACTTTTAAAGCTAGTTTTAACAAGGTTCATTTGGATGAGAAGATCTTCTACCGTACAAGGAAGACACAGAAAATGTACTTGAGTCATAGAGAGGAAGCACCAAAAAGAGAATGCAAACATAAAAACCACATCCAGCAGATCATGTTCTTGTCGGCTATGGCAAGGCCAAGGTATGATTCTCAAGGAAATTGTGTGTTTGATGGAAAAATAGGTGTGTGGGCATTTGTTGATTGGGTGCAAGCTCAAAAGAAGAGTGCTAACAG AGGGAGAGGAGAATGGGAGCTCAAGCCGAGAACCTTGAATCACTAG